One window of the Nitratidesulfovibrio sp. genome contains the following:
- a CDS encoding penicillin-binding transpeptidase domain-containing protein — MLRADRKSRILGRPAPRTARDARPSFEARAPRAARALRNKKAPGSSFAGGPRFNPFARYGEADWSKVRLYGVGCVFALLWVLLWSRAWYVQVYDGDRLAGLARRQHMAAETVSGRRGAILDRNGQILARSVEVRSVYVRPGEIHDVDATVNALVTALEAPAKQVREAVASKRGFAWVARKVDDQAAENVRKAGLPGVYLSSEYERIYPFKQMAGQLLGFVGMESKGLEGLELTFEDVLSGDSARNVVQRDAAGRRLDMDGGAGRASLRGHDVHLTIDTQVQFFAEEALARSVDQFDATWGGCLVVDVDSGDILAWAQYPFFNPNAYRDYKPERWRNRLAADALEPGSTLKPFLVAAALQEGVVKGDTTFNCEKGRWKTRYITIRDTHSYDVLPVNKVLRYSSNIGMAKIGLELGSKRYWEYLNQLGFGDRTGLPITESKGILRDPRHWSEPDLITTSFGQSIAATGVQMAQAYLTLANGGERKPLRLVVDDEAPANSASQKVYNDKTVKQVISMLREVVEEDGTGTRARIPGIMVGGKTGTAQKADETGRYGHERLASFVGFAPIDKPKYLILVMVDEPQKNSYGGVVAAPVFKHVAMRTMAYHGLLPDAPDPEAPTYATPLGKTGPVEVRREVAEAVREAPDGVPNVVGKSVRRAVEVFARQGMVPVLRGAGQTVIRQTPEPGTEWPKGQPTGQCVLWLSENS; from the coding sequence ATGCTGCGAGCAGACAGGAAGTCACGCATACTCGGCAGGCCCGCGCCGCGCACCGCACGCGACGCGCGTCCCTCTTTCGAGGCGCGCGCCCCCCGTGCCGCACGCGCCCTGCGCAACAAGAAGGCCCCCGGTTCGTCGTTCGCAGGCGGGCCGCGCTTCAATCCCTTTGCCCGCTACGGCGAGGCGGACTGGAGCAAGGTGCGCCTGTACGGCGTGGGCTGCGTGTTCGCGCTGCTGTGGGTGCTGTTGTGGTCGCGCGCCTGGTACGTGCAGGTGTACGACGGCGACCGGCTGGCCGGTCTTGCCCGCCGCCAGCACATGGCGGCGGAGACCGTGTCCGGCAGGCGCGGGGCCATCCTTGACCGCAACGGGCAGATTCTGGCCCGCAGTGTCGAGGTGCGCTCCGTCTACGTTCGCCCCGGCGAGATCCACGACGTGGATGCCACGGTCAATGCCCTGGTCACGGCGCTGGAAGCCCCGGCCAAACAGGTGCGCGAGGCCGTGGCCTCCAAGCGCGGTTTTGCGTGGGTGGCCCGCAAGGTGGACGACCAGGCCGCCGAAAACGTGCGCAAGGCCGGGCTGCCCGGCGTGTACCTGAGCAGCGAGTACGAACGCATTTATCCGTTCAAGCAGATGGCCGGGCAGTTGCTCGGTTTCGTGGGCATGGAGAGCAAGGGCCTTGAAGGCCTGGAACTGACCTTCGAGGATGTGCTGAGCGGCGATTCCGCCCGCAACGTGGTGCAGCGCGATGCCGCCGGGCGTCGGCTGGACATGGATGGCGGCGCTGGCCGCGCGTCCCTGCGTGGCCACGACGTGCATCTGACCATCGATACCCAGGTGCAGTTCTTTGCCGAAGAAGCCTTGGCCCGCTCGGTGGACCAGTTCGACGCCACGTGGGGCGGTTGTCTGGTGGTGGACGTGGATTCGGGCGACATCCTGGCCTGGGCGCAGTACCCGTTCTTCAACCCCAACGCCTATCGCGACTACAAGCCCGAACGCTGGCGCAACCGCCTTGCCGCCGACGCGCTGGAGCCCGGTTCCACGCTGAAGCCGTTTCTGGTGGCCGCCGCCCTTCAGGAGGGCGTGGTCAAGGGCGACACCACGTTCAACTGCGAAAAGGGCCGCTGGAAGACCCGCTACATCACCATCCGCGATACGCACAGCTACGACGTGCTGCCGGTGAACAAGGTGCTGCGCTACTCCAGCAACATCGGCATGGCCAAGATAGGCCTGGAGCTGGGGTCCAAGCGTTACTGGGAATACCTGAACCAGTTGGGCTTCGGCGACCGTACCGGCCTGCCCATCACCGAGAGCAAGGGCATCCTGCGTGATCCGCGCCACTGGTCCGAACCGGACCTGATCACCACCTCCTTCGGCCAGTCCATCGCCGCCACCGGTGTGCAGATGGCCCAGGCCTACCTGACCCTGGCCAACGGCGGTGAACGCAAGCCGCTGCGCCTGGTGGTGGACGACGAAGCCCCGGCCAACTCGGCCAGCCAGAAGGTGTACAACGACAAGACGGTGAAGCAGGTCATCTCCATGCTGCGCGAAGTGGTGGAGGAAGACGGCACCGGCACCCGCGCGCGCATCCCCGGCATCATGGTGGGCGGCAAGACAGGCACCGCGCAGAAGGCTGACGAAACGGGGCGTTACGGTCACGAACGGCTTGCTTCGTTCGTGGGTTTCGCGCCCATCGACAAGCCCAAGTACCTGATTTTGGTCATGGTGGACGAACCCCAGAAAAATTCGTACGGCGGCGTGGTCGCAGCGCCCGTGTTCAAGCACGTGGCCATGCGCACCATGGCCTACCATGGCCTGCTGCCCGATGCGCCCGACCCGGAGGCCCCCACCTACGCCACGCCCCTCGGCAAGACCGGCCCGGTGGAAGTGCGCCGCGAGGTGGCCGAGGCCGTGCGCGAGGCACCTGACGGGGTGCCCAACGTGGTGGGCAAGTCGGTGCGCCGGGCCGTGGAAGTGTTTGCCCGGCAAGGCATGGTGCCCGTGCTCAGGGGCGCCGGGCAGACCGTGATCCGCCAGACCCCGGAACCGGGCACCGAATGGCCCAAGGGGCAGCCCACGGGACAGTGCGTCCTTTGGCTTTCCGAGAATTCCTAG
- a CDS encoding UDP-N-acetylmuramoyl-L-alanyl-D-glutamate--2,6-diaminopimelate ligase, translating into MTRISFDDLLARVRQNTPDIRTDSRRVGRGDVFVAVPGVAANGGAGVDGADFIAKAWAAGAGAVVCLPGRVDAALADAPAGCVVVGHEDPRAAIGLLGQARYGTDALPFPVVAVTGTNGKTTITYLLEHVFSALGRRAGVLGTVSYRWPGFVMDAPLTTPDCIETHAMLARMRDAGVDVALMEVSSHALDQRRAAGIRFAGAILTNLTQDHLDYHGDMEHYYAAKARLFTELPDADKACAVNADDAWGRRLLGEVPHAIGFGLNAANAVPGRRYLHGEMVHNATSGLTLRMTHEGRQWELSSHLVGAHNASNLLAVQAVCLGMGLAPEDLASLADFTGVPGRLERIVNPRGLDIFVDYAHTPDALENVLRALRAVGFSRIVTVFGCGGNRDRTKRPLMGQAVARHADVAVLTSDNPRHEDPEAIMADVLPGLADAREVVSDPDRARAIGKALALLRPGDVLLVAGKGHESYQQIGDRKVPYSDQQVIREILGCN; encoded by the coding sequence ATGACCCGTATATCTTTTGATGACCTTCTGGCCCGTGTCCGCCAGAACACGCCGGACATTCGTACCGACTCGCGCAGGGTGGGCCGTGGCGACGTGTTCGTGGCCGTGCCCGGCGTTGCCGCCAACGGCGGCGCGGGCGTGGATGGCGCGGACTTCATTGCCAAGGCATGGGCCGCCGGGGCCGGGGCGGTGGTGTGCCTGCCCGGGCGGGTGGACGCGGCCCTTGCCGATGCGCCCGCAGGCTGCGTGGTGGTCGGGCACGAAGACCCGCGCGCGGCCATCGGCCTGCTGGGTCAGGCCCGCTACGGCACCGATGCGCTGCCCTTCCCGGTGGTGGCCGTTACCGGCACCAACGGCAAGACCACCATCACCTATCTGCTGGAACACGTATTTTCCGCGCTGGGGCGCCGGGCAGGCGTGCTGGGCACCGTCAGCTACCGTTGGCCGGGGTTCGTCATGGACGCCCCCCTGACCACCCCCGACTGCATCGAGACCCACGCCATGCTGGCCCGCATGCGCGACGCCGGGGTGGACGTGGCGCTGATGGAGGTCTCGTCGCACGCGCTGGACCAGCGCCGGGCGGCGGGCATTCGCTTTGCCGGGGCCATCCTGACCAACCTGACGCAGGACCATCTGGACTACCACGGCGACATGGAACACTACTATGCCGCCAAGGCCCGCCTGTTCACCGAACTGCCCGACGCGGACAAGGCCTGCGCCGTCAATGCCGACGACGCCTGGGGCCGCCGCCTGCTGGGCGAGGTGCCGCACGCCATCGGCTTCGGGCTCAATGCGGCCAATGCCGTTCCGGGCCGCAGGTACCTGCACGGCGAAATGGTCCACAACGCCACCTCGGGCCTCACGCTGCGCATGACCCATGAAGGGCGGCAGTGGGAACTTTCCTCGCACCTCGTCGGCGCGCACAACGCCTCCAACCTGCTGGCCGTGCAGGCCGTGTGCCTGGGCATGGGGCTTGCCCCGGAAGACCTGGCCAGCCTGGCCGACTTCACCGGCGTGCCGGGGCGGCTGGAGCGCATCGTGAACCCGCGGGGGCTGGACATTTTCGTTGATTACGCACATACCCCCGACGCGCTGGAAAACGTGCTGCGCGCGCTGCGTGCGGTGGGCTTTTCGCGCATCGTTACCGTGTTCGGCTGCGGCGGCAACCGCGACCGCACCAAGCGCCCGTTGATGGGGCAGGCGGTGGCGCGTCATGCCGACGTGGCCGTGCTCACGTCCGACAATCCCCGTCACGAAGACCCAGAGGCCATCATGGCCGACGTGCTGCCCGGCCTTGCCGACGCGCGCGAGGTGGTCAGCGACCCCGACCGGGCACGGGCCATCGGCAAGGCCCTTGCGCTGCTGCGGCCCGGCGACGTGCTGCTGGTGGCGGGCAAGGGGCATGAAAGTTACCAGCAGATCGGCGACCGCAAGGTGCCGTACAGCGACCAGCAGGTCATTCGGGAGATATTGGGGTGCAACTGA
- the mraY gene encoding phospho-N-acetylmuramoyl-pentapeptide-transferase, whose protein sequence is MLYNLLYPLSSEFTVLNVFRYITFRSVWALLTALLLSILMGPRFIEWLRRVKCGQHIHEDVTCHMQKAGTPTMGGLLIAFCLTCSVLLWADLTNKYVWLTMLIFLGFGLVGFLDDYIKIRRRNNKGLSARAKFLGQVVVAAVAMYLLVSEPVYSTRLAFPFFKGLAPDLGWLYIPFAVTVMVGSSNGVNLTDGLDGLAIGPTIIAGMVFAVFIYVAGNVQMATYLQVPNMPGVGEVTVFCGALVGASLGFLWFNAYPAQVFMGDVGSLALGGALGFLAVLCKQELLLLIVGGLFVVETLSVILQVGYFKFTGGKRIFRMAPLHHHFELQGIPESKIIIRFWIMSALLGLMALSVLKLR, encoded by the coding sequence ATGCTGTATAACCTGCTGTACCCCCTCAGTTCCGAATTCACGGTCCTCAACGTCTTCCGCTACATCACCTTCCGCTCCGTGTGGGCGCTGCTGACGGCGCTGCTGCTGTCCATCCTCATGGGGCCGCGCTTCATCGAGTGGCTGCGGCGCGTCAAGTGCGGGCAGCACATCCACGAGGACGTCACCTGCCACATGCAGAAGGCGGGCACCCCCACCATGGGCGGCCTGCTCATCGCCTTCTGCCTGACGTGCAGCGTGCTGCTGTGGGCCGACCTGACCAACAAGTACGTCTGGCTGACCATGCTCATCTTCCTGGGGTTCGGGCTGGTCGGGTTTCTGGACGACTACATCAAGATCCGCCGCCGCAACAACAAGGGGCTGTCCGCCCGCGCCAAGTTTCTGGGGCAGGTGGTGGTGGCGGCCGTGGCCATGTACCTGCTGGTCAGCGAGCCGGTGTACTCCACCCGGTTGGCCTTTCCGTTCTTCAAGGGCCTCGCGCCCGACCTCGGCTGGCTGTACATCCCCTTCGCGGTGACGGTGATGGTGGGTTCTTCCAACGGGGTGAACCTTACCGACGGACTGGACGGCCTGGCCATCGGCCCCACCATCATCGCGGGCATGGTCTTTGCCGTGTTCATCTACGTGGCGGGCAACGTGCAGATGGCCACCTACCTGCAAGTGCCCAACATGCCGGGCGTGGGTGAGGTTACCGTGTTCTGCGGCGCGCTGGTGGGCGCGAGCCTGGGCTTTCTGTGGTTCAACGCCTACCCGGCCCAGGTGTTCATGGGCGATGTGGGCTCGCTGGCCCTTGGCGGCGCGCTGGGTTTTCTGGCCGTGCTGTGCAAGCAGGAACTGCTGCTGCTCATCGTGGGCGGGCTGTTCGTGGTGGAGACCCTGTCGGTGATCCTGCAGGTGGGCTACTTCAAGTTCACCGGGGGCAAGCGCATCTTCCGCATGGCCCCGCTGCATCATCACTTCGAATTGCAGGGCATTCCCGAGTCGAAGATCATCATCAGGTTCTGGATCATGTCGGCGCTGCTAGGATTGATGGCGCTGTCGGTCCTGAAGCTGCGTTAG
- the murD gene encoding UDP-N-acetylmuramoyl-L-alanine--D-glutamate ligase, which yields MTCDKHTARTIGKGDLVVVVGAGRSGMAAARLLHRMGARVRLLERNADGVPADFLRWAAEAGVEIATGDHSPAQFAGARAVVPSPGMAVAKLRPLLPQGPGAPEVLAEMELAWRQLDGEPVLAVTGTSGKTTTVSLCAAMLRAQGLAVFLGGNIGTPLSEYVLSVAHGGAEGQGRADALVIEISSFQLQACTTFRPRVAMLLNISENHLDYHADMAEYIAAKFRLFRCMEEGDLAIFGEGLRDLVAAREPRARTLFFNAASRRFPHTRLLGGHNQANIEAAWQACREFGVTPEAAEKAVADFAPLEHRLEAVAERNGVLWVNDSKCTTVEALRVALLAFDRPVVLMVGGKFKGGDLASLLPLMLGRVRAVVGFGASREYFKGAWMGQGEFSMSWHPALEPAVAEAAEVARPGDAVVMAPATSSFDLFANYKERGHAFRRAVEALP from the coding sequence ATGACCTGCGACAAGCACACGGCGCGGACCATCGGCAAGGGCGACCTTGTGGTGGTCGTGGGCGCGGGCCGCTCCGGCATGGCTGCCGCGCGGTTGCTGCACCGCATGGGGGCGCGCGTGCGCCTGCTGGAACGCAACGCCGACGGGGTGCCGGCCGACTTCCTGCGCTGGGCCGCCGAAGCCGGTGTGGAAATTGCCACCGGCGACCATTCGCCCGCCCAGTTTGCGGGTGCGCGGGCCGTGGTGCCCAGCCCCGGCATGGCCGTGGCAAAGCTGCGCCCGCTGTTGCCGCAGGGGCCGGGCGCGCCCGAGGTGCTGGCCGAAATGGAGCTTGCCTGGCGGCAACTGGACGGCGAGCCGGTGCTGGCCGTCACCGGAACCAGCGGCAAGACCACCACGGTTTCGCTGTGCGCCGCCATGCTGCGGGCGCAGGGCCTTGCCGTGTTCCTGGGCGGCAACATCGGCACTCCCCTCAGCGAGTACGTGTTGTCCGTAGCGCATGGCGGGGCAGAAGGGCAGGGCAGGGCCGACGCACTGGTCATAGAGATTTCCAGCTTCCAGTTGCAGGCCTGCACCACCTTTCGTCCTCGCGTGGCCATGCTGCTGAACATCAGCGAGAACCACCTCGACTACCACGCCGACATGGCGGAATACATCGCCGCCAAGTTCCGGCTGTTCCGTTGCATGGAAGAAGGCGACCTGGCCATTTTCGGCGAAGGGCTGCGCGACCTGGTGGCCGCGCGCGAACCCAGGGCGCGCACGCTGTTCTTCAACGCGGCATCCAGGCGCTTTCCGCACACCCGCCTGCTGGGCGGGCACAACCAGGCCAACATCGAGGCCGCATGGCAGGCCTGCCGCGAGTTCGGGGTGACCCCGGAGGCGGCGGAAAAGGCCGTGGCCGACTTTGCCCCGCTGGAGCACCGGCTGGAGGCCGTGGCCGAGCGCAACGGCGTGCTGTGGGTGAACGATTCCAAGTGCACCACGGTGGAGGCTCTGCGCGTGGCCCTGCTAGCCTTTGACAGGCCGGTGGTGCTGATGGTGGGCGGCAAGTTCAAGGGCGGCGACCTTGCGTCCCTGCTGCCGCTCATGCTCGGGCGAGTGCGGGCAGTGGTGGGCTTTGGCGCCAGCCGCGAATATTTCAAGGGGGCCTGGATGGGGCAGGGTGAGTTTTCCATGTCCTGGCATCCTGCCCTGGAACCCGCCGTGGCCGAGGCCGCCGAGGTTGCCCGACCGGGCGATGCGGTGGTGA